From a single Gimesia fumaroli genomic region:
- the hisD gene encoding histidinol dehydrogenase, translated as MTQYSDLDITTIDCTRDNATALFSELREKLSPRGNVVSEAGRQRTIELFGAPLSPQEVVEKICNDVRNKGREALLDYSAKLDRKQLTPDTMRVSAEELKAAHEQADPEYLATLRRIRENIIEFQSALLPEDIKVLREAGESRVELRQRYLPLKRVGVCIPGGAAAYPSTLLMTAIPAQTAGVKEIVVVVPPTDFGGYNTDILAACYELGITEIYRVGGAQAVAALAYGVEGIERVDKIVGPGNLFVALAKRHVFGEVDIDSIAGPSEVIVLADETANAEFIASDLISQAEHSPGSGVLITWHAPLIEAVRTALVNQLNELPRGDLARQSLLDYGALILAHDEDEAARYTDLLAPEHLHISTADPDQQLAKIQNAGAIFMGHYTPVATGDYYAGPSHVLPTGGTARFANGLCSIDFLKRSSVIYYNQAGLQADAPGITLLAEKEGLTAHAASVTIRLQED; from the coding sequence ATGACTCAATACAGCGACCTCGACATCACGACCATCGACTGCACCCGCGACAACGCCACCGCGCTCTTCAGCGAACTTCGCGAGAAGCTCAGCCCGCGCGGCAATGTCGTCTCCGAAGCGGGCCGTCAACGCACGATCGAACTCTTCGGCGCACCCCTGTCTCCGCAGGAAGTCGTCGAAAAGATCTGCAACGATGTGCGTAACAAAGGGCGCGAGGCACTGCTCGACTATTCGGCCAAACTCGACCGCAAACAGCTCACCCCTGATACGATGCGCGTCTCGGCGGAAGAACTCAAAGCGGCTCACGAACAGGCCGACCCCGAGTACCTCGCTACGCTGCGCCGCATCCGTGAGAACATCATCGAATTCCAGTCGGCTCTGCTTCCCGAAGATATCAAAGTGCTCCGCGAGGCAGGGGAGTCCCGTGTCGAATTGCGGCAACGCTATCTCCCCCTGAAACGGGTCGGCGTCTGCATTCCCGGCGGTGCCGCCGCTTATCCCTCGACCCTGCTGATGACGGCAATTCCGGCACAGACCGCGGGCGTCAAAGAAATCGTCGTCGTCGTGCCCCCGACCGATTTTGGTGGCTACAACACCGACATTCTCGCCGCCTGCTATGAGCTGGGCATCACCGAAATCTACCGCGTGGGTGGAGCCCAAGCCGTCGCCGCACTTGCCTACGGCGTCGAAGGCATTGAACGCGTCGACAAAATCGTCGGCCCCGGTAATCTGTTCGTCGCCCTCGCCAAACGACACGTTTTTGGTGAAGTCGACATCGACAGCATCGCCGGCCCCAGTGAAGTCATCGTGCTCGCCGACGAAACCGCAAACGCCGAATTCATTGCCAGCGACTTGATCTCGCAAGCCGAGCACAGCCCCGGTTCGGGCGTCCTCATCACCTGGCACGCTCCGCTGATTGAAGCTGTCCGCACCGCGCTCGTCAATCAGCTCAACGAACTCCCGCGCGGCGATCTGGCCCGTCAAAGTCTGCTCGACTACGGCGCGTTGATCCTCGCCCACGACGAAGACGAAGCCGCCCGTTATACCGACCTCCTGGCTCCCGAGCACCTGCACATCTCGACCGCTGATCCCGATCAGCAGCTGGCCAAAATCCAGAACGCCGGCGCGATCTTCATGGGGCACTATACTCCCGTCGCAACAGGCGACTACTACGCCGGCCCCTCGCACGTCCTCCCGACCGGCGGCACCGCCCGCTTCGCGAACGGCCTCTGCTCGATTGATTTCCTCAAACGTAGCTCGGTGATCTACTATAACCAGGCAGGCCTGCAAGCAGACGCTCCCGGCATCACGCTGCTCGCCGAAAAAGAAGGCCTCACCGCCCACGCCGCCAGTGTGACGATCCGTCTGCAAGAAGACTAA
- the glyA gene encoding serine hydroxymethyltransferase, whose translation MSVLESCDPDIWNCIQSEAQRQKHGLELIASENYTSAAIMEAAGSILTNKYAEGLPGRRYYGGCEYVDVVENIARDRACSLFGAEYANVQPHSGSQANMSVYFTVLKPGDTFLAMDLAHGGHLTHGMKLNFSGTLYNPVPYGVREDNHQIDYDQVAKLAREHKPKMIIAGASAYPREIDHPKFAEIAAEVGAVLMVDMAHYSGLVAGGVHNNPVEVADFVTSTTHKTLRGPRSGFVLMKKKYAKDLNREVFPGIQGGPLEHVIAGKAICFKEASTDDFKAYAQQVVANAKALAETLMAGGIKLASGGTDNHLMLCDVTAIDLSGKIAEEALDKAGITVNKNMIPYDKRKPLDPSGIRIGTAALTTRGMKEDEMKKVGAWILRVLGAPDDDSNIETVKGEVAEFTESFPVPGIA comes from the coding sequence ATGTCCGTGCTCGAGTCGTGTGATCCTGATATCTGGAACTGTATTCAGTCTGAAGCCCAAAGACAGAAACATGGTCTGGAGCTGATCGCTTCTGAAAATTATACCAGCGCCGCCATCATGGAAGCCGCCGGTTCGATTCTCACGAACAAATACGCTGAAGGGCTCCCCGGACGCCGCTACTACGGCGGTTGTGAATACGTTGACGTCGTCGAAAATATCGCCCGCGACCGCGCCTGCAGTCTCTTCGGAGCCGAATACGCCAACGTCCAGCCGCACTCCGGCTCGCAGGCCAACATGTCCGTCTACTTCACCGTTTTGAAACCAGGCGATACCTTCCTGGCAATGGACCTCGCTCACGGCGGTCACCTGACGCACGGTATGAAACTGAATTTCTCGGGCACACTCTACAACCCCGTCCCGTACGGCGTTCGCGAAGACAATCACCAGATCGATTACGATCAGGTCGCCAAGCTCGCCCGCGAACACAAACCCAAAATGATCATCGCCGGTGCGTCCGCGTATCCCCGTGAAATCGATCATCCCAAGTTCGCTGAAATCGCCGCTGAAGTTGGCGCGGTTCTGATGGTCGACATGGCCCACTATTCCGGTCTCGTCGCTGGTGGCGTGCATAACAACCCCGTCGAAGTTGCCGACTTTGTGACCTCGACCACTCACAAAACCCTGCGTGGTCCCCGGTCCGGTTTCGTATTGATGAAAAAGAAATACGCCAAAGACCTCAACCGCGAAGTCTTCCCCGGAATTCAGGGCGGCCCGCTGGAACACGTCATCGCCGGTAAAGCCATCTGCTTCAAAGAAGCCAGTACCGATGACTTCAAAGCCTACGCACAACAGGTTGTCGCCAACGCCAAAGCTCTCGCCGAAACCCTGATGGCGGGCGGCATCAAACTCGCCTCCGGCGGGACTGACAACCACCTGATGCTGTGTGATGTGACTGCGATTGACCTCTCCGGTAAAATTGCCGAAGAAGCCCTCGACAAAGCCGGCATCACCGTCAACAAAAACATGATTCCGTACGACAAACGCAAACCTCTCGACCCCAGCGGTATCCGCATTGGCACCGCCGCTCTCACCACGCGTGGTATGAAAGAGGACGAAATGAAAAAGGTCGGTGCCTGGATTCTGCGTGTCCTCGGTGCTCCCGATGACGATTCCAATATCGAAACCGTCAAAGGCGAAGTCGCCGAATTCACCGAAAGCTTTCCCGTTCCCGGCATCGCATAA
- a CDS encoding tetratricopeptide repeat protein, protein MEEIEEEQPDQLLQGSPALQGERVVFTGTLASMTHHKAWEFVEQHGGQAAQHVSRQTTLLVVGEEGWPLEADGSPSVNLSQAQELIQEGTPIQIIKESDWLALIELRDPGVNVDQLYTPAMLTQMLDLPVSTIRRWERQGLIKPVRKIFRLPYFSFQEVASVRRLSQLLESGVHPRDLENSLQHLGKFFNEIDAPLSQLTLLSQDAQLLLKDEHGLIDPRRGQRVFDFGTEETAVPELADEESFEGTIEFTEHLKTDEPEDRSSDEWFQEGCQFLDAGDAKSAIEAFRLALLGQPDMPEGHLHLAEALYLDGKTEGALERYYAAVEWDHDYIEAWTQLGCLHNELGDPKAALHAFEIALQVHPDYPDAHLHIAEVLHQLNRVEEAIPHWKVYLEFDEMGPWAELARQRLEELEDDQLEQFS, encoded by the coding sequence ATGGAAGAAATCGAAGAAGAACAACCTGATCAACTGCTTCAAGGCTCGCCGGCGCTGCAAGGCGAGCGTGTGGTGTTTACGGGGACGCTTGCCTCAATGACACATCATAAGGCGTGGGAGTTCGTGGAACAGCACGGCGGTCAGGCCGCCCAGCATGTGAGTCGGCAGACGACGTTGCTGGTGGTGGGTGAAGAAGGCTGGCCTCTGGAAGCCGACGGTTCGCCTTCGGTGAATTTGAGCCAGGCGCAGGAATTGATTCAGGAAGGGACGCCGATTCAGATCATCAAGGAATCGGACTGGCTGGCGTTGATTGAACTCCGTGATCCGGGCGTGAATGTCGATCAGCTTTACACGCCGGCGATGCTGACACAGATGCTGGATCTGCCGGTCTCGACGATTCGTCGCTGGGAACGACAGGGACTGATTAAGCCGGTGCGCAAGATTTTTCGACTTCCTTACTTCTCCTTTCAGGAAGTGGCGAGTGTCCGGCGATTGTCACAACTACTGGAATCGGGCGTGCATCCGCGGGATCTGGAAAACAGCCTGCAGCATCTGGGAAAATTCTTCAACGAGATCGACGCCCCGCTCTCTCAATTGACGTTGCTCTCTCAGGACGCGCAGCTGTTATTGAAGGACGAGCATGGTCTGATCGATCCGCGGCGCGGACAGCGGGTGTTCGACTTTGGTACGGAAGAGACCGCGGTGCCGGAACTGGCGGACGAGGAATCGTTCGAAGGGACGATTGAATTCACGGAGCATCTGAAAACAGATGAACCCGAGGATCGGAGTTCGGACGAATGGTTTCAGGAGGGCTGCCAGTTTCTGGACGCCGGTGATGCGAAGTCGGCGATCGAAGCCTTTCGGCTGGCGCTATTGGGACAGCCGGATATGCCCGAGGGGCACTTGCATCTGGCGGAAGCCCTGTATCTGGACGGGAAAACGGAAGGTGCCCTCGAACGCTATTATGCGGCCGTCGAATGGGATCACGATTATATAGAAGCGTGGACCCAGTTGGGATGCCTGCATAACGAGTTGGGAGATCCGAAAGCAGCACTGCATGCGTTTGAGATTGCACTGCAGGTTCACCCCGATTACCCGGATGCGCATCTGCATATCGCGGAAGTATTGCACCAGTTGAATCGGGTGGAGGAAGCGATTCCACACTGGAAGGTGTATCTCGAATTCGACGAAATGGGACCCTGGGCCGAGCTGGCGCGACAACGTCTTGAAGAATTGGAAGACGACCAGCTGGAACAGTTTTCATAA
- a CDS encoding enolase C-terminal domain-like protein: MKIERIETLVCHARMRNWVFVKVITDQPGLVGWGEATLEWHTRGIVGTIEDLSSLLIGEDPRRVEHLWQMMWRQHFWHGSGVTRSTAMAGIDLALWDILGKVHGVPCHQLWGGPVRDYIRLYCHLGGGNMESFYQTSTDNAAQFAELAQKAVADGFTAFKSMAVPPTMPIEGLKPIKAAEACVASMREAVGDDIDIMVDCHARPSPAMGLQFAKALDPYGLYFFEEPCWPESMESLARINAAVTTPIATGERLTHLAAFRDLFALRGCEICQLDLTHCGGFTEARRIAALADAHRISLAPHNPQGPVSTAASLEFGFSQPSYIICESVHEDVPWREDVVEEGFVIDPKTRTVTPNEKPGLGISINEAEVKKHPFEQETVQRVFYRDGAVGDW, from the coding sequence ATGAAAATTGAACGCATCGAAACGCTGGTGTGTCATGCCCGGATGAGAAACTGGGTGTTTGTGAAAGTGATCACCGATCAACCCGGCCTGGTTGGCTGGGGGGAAGCTACGCTGGAGTGGCATACGCGAGGGATTGTGGGGACGATTGAAGATCTATCCTCACTATTGATCGGCGAAGATCCCCGGCGGGTCGAACATCTGTGGCAGATGATGTGGCGACAGCATTTCTGGCACGGAAGTGGCGTGACGCGTTCGACGGCGATGGCGGGCATCGATCTGGCGCTGTGGGACATTCTTGGCAAAGTTCATGGAGTTCCCTGCCATCAATTGTGGGGCGGTCCGGTGCGGGATTACATTCGCCTGTATTGTCACCTGGGGGGCGGCAATATGGAGTCGTTTTACCAGACGTCGACCGACAACGCGGCGCAGTTCGCCGAGCTGGCACAGAAAGCGGTGGCGGACGGGTTCACGGCATTCAAGTCCATGGCGGTCCCGCCAACAATGCCGATTGAAGGCTTGAAGCCGATCAAGGCTGCTGAGGCGTGTGTGGCATCGATGCGTGAGGCTGTTGGCGACGATATCGATATCATGGTCGACTGTCATGCCCGCCCTTCTCCGGCGATGGGATTGCAGTTTGCGAAAGCCCTCGATCCTTATGGACTATATTTCTTTGAAGAACCTTGCTGGCCGGAATCAATGGAGAGTCTGGCACGGATCAACGCCGCGGTGACGACGCCGATTGCGACGGGCGAACGGTTGACTCATCTGGCGGCGTTTCGCGATCTATTTGCATTACGGGGTTGTGAGATTTGTCAGCTTGACTTAACGCACTGCGGCGGTTTCACCGAAGCACGGCGGATTGCCGCACTGGCAGACGCGCATCGGATTTCTCTGGCGCCGCACAATCCACAAGGGCCGGTGAGTACGGCGGCTTCGCTGGAATTCGGGTTCTCTCAGCCGAGTTATATTATCTGCGAGTCGGTGCACGAGGATGTTCCCTGGAGAGAGGATGTCGTGGAAGAAGGTTTTGTGATTGATCCCAAAACGCGAACGGTGACGCCGAATGAAAAGCCGGGATTGGGGATTTCGATCAATGAAGCGGAAGTCAAGAAACATCCGTTTGAGCAGGAGACGGTGCAGCGGGTATTCTATCGGGATGGTGCGGTGGGAGACTGGTAA
- a CDS encoding alkaline ceramidase, with product MSERTIEVRTESAFQGQIGVATVDITPPVGIYARNWGAAKHDVADSIHRRLTLNALVMYAAGAEQPLIFLDADLGWWRSLLTFNRFQARLLEELEIDESALIFGVSHTHASPPLTDPDPDLPASESLAEYLETVYQASLVAVREAIKNVGKAVLDWKTGHCQLASMRDLPDPAPRTERILCGWNPSEPADDTLVVGRISDGEGNLKAVIVNYACHPTTLAWENTAISPDFPGAMRDTIQETLGVPALFMQGASGELSPRYQYVGDTDVADRHGRQLAYAALATLEDMEPPMTCLEFEGVMESGAPLAVWRHEPVEPSSLLKALEVKVELPLKDWPSAEELERLRQECPDRALEERLRRRRNIRRGIGDGTTLDLPIWVWRMGDTVLVGSRTEAYSILQRELRKRFPERTIVCLNLINGTTGYLAPAELYDLDLYQVWQTPFERGGLEILIKGMADAIGQIIAE from the coding sequence ATGAGTGAACGCACAATTGAAGTGAGAACGGAGTCGGCATTTCAGGGACAGATCGGTGTGGCGACGGTGGATATCACGCCGCCCGTGGGAATTTATGCTCGCAACTGGGGGGCCGCGAAACATGACGTGGCCGATTCGATTCATCGCCGGCTGACTTTGAATGCACTGGTGATGTATGCGGCTGGTGCCGAGCAGCCTTTGATTTTTCTGGATGCGGACTTAGGCTGGTGGCGTTCATTATTAACGTTTAACCGGTTTCAGGCGCGCTTGCTGGAAGAGTTGGAGATTGACGAGTCGGCTCTGATTTTCGGGGTGAGCCATACGCATGCTTCGCCCCCTTTGACGGACCCCGATCCGGATTTGCCGGCGAGTGAATCGCTGGCGGAATATCTGGAAACGGTGTATCAGGCTTCGCTTGTCGCTGTGCGTGAAGCGATCAAAAATGTGGGCAAGGCGGTGCTGGATTGGAAAACCGGACACTGTCAACTGGCGTCGATGAGAGACCTGCCTGATCCCGCTCCGAGGACGGAGCGGATTCTGTGTGGCTGGAATCCAAGTGAGCCTGCGGATGATACGCTGGTGGTTGGCCGCATCAGCGATGGTGAAGGAAATCTGAAGGCGGTGATTGTGAATTACGCCTGTCATCCGACGACGCTGGCCTGGGAGAACACGGCGATCTCACCCGATTTTCCGGGTGCGATGCGAGATACGATTCAGGAAACGCTGGGGGTCCCTGCTCTGTTTATGCAAGGGGCTTCGGGGGAACTGTCGCCGCGATATCAGTATGTCGGCGATACCGACGTAGCGGATCGGCATGGACGTCAACTGGCGTATGCGGCACTCGCGACGCTGGAAGATATGGAACCGCCGATGACGTGCCTGGAGTTTGAGGGAGTGATGGAATCAGGGGCTCCTTTAGCGGTGTGGCGGCATGAGCCGGTGGAACCGAGTTCTCTGTTGAAAGCACTGGAAGTGAAAGTGGAACTGCCTTTAAAGGACTGGCCTTCTGCGGAGGAACTGGAACGCCTGCGGCAGGAGTGTCCGGATCGGGCGCTGGAAGAACGTTTGCGAAGGCGGCGAAATATTCGTCGGGGCATTGGCGATGGGACGACGTTGGACCTGCCGATCTGGGTCTGGCGGATGGGGGATACGGTTCTGGTCGGCAGCAGGACCGAGGCGTATTCAATTCTGCAGCGGGAACTCAGAAAGCGATTTCCGGAGCGGACGATTGTCTGTCTGAATCTGATTAACGGGACGACCGGATATCTGGCGCCGGCGGAGTTGTACGATCTGGATTTATACCAGGTGTGGCAAACGCCGTTTGAACGGGGTGGCCTGGAGATTCTCATCAAAGGAATGGCAGATGCGATTGGGCAGATCATTGCCGAGTAA
- a CDS encoding dihydrodipicolinate synthase family protein, giving the protein MSGMIRGVLPVLHTPLLADETIDRESLEREIDWCYELGADGICGAMVSEVLRLTYEERLELTRLMSEVSDGRGAVIASVGAESTKQALAFARHAEEVGCDAVMAIPPVTTALPESALWDYFSALAEQCSLPLIVQDASSYVGNAISIDFYRRLLEQYGAEKIRFKPEASPIGPNLSALRDATDGLALIYDGSGGILLVDAYRRGISGTMPGVDLLDGIIALWNALRSGDEEAVYRVYFPICAIVALQLQAGLDGFLAIEKYLLVKRGIFASEQRCTPHAWSLDEETKAEVDRLFDLLTQAL; this is encoded by the coding sequence ATGTCGGGAATGATTCGGGGGGTACTGCCGGTATTGCATACGCCTTTGCTGGCCGATGAAACGATTGACCGGGAATCGCTGGAACGCGAGATCGACTGGTGTTATGAGTTGGGCGCCGATGGGATTTGCGGGGCGATGGTTTCGGAAGTGCTGCGTCTGACATATGAGGAACGGCTGGAGTTGACGCGGTTGATGTCTGAGGTTTCGGACGGGCGCGGGGCTGTGATTGCCAGTGTGGGCGCGGAGAGTACGAAGCAGGCATTGGCGTTTGCTCGTCATGCTGAAGAGGTGGGCTGCGATGCGGTGATGGCGATTCCGCCGGTAACGACGGCGTTACCCGAATCGGCGTTATGGGATTATTTTTCTGCACTCGCCGAGCAGTGCTCATTACCTTTGATTGTGCAGGACGCGTCTTCTTATGTGGGGAATGCGATCTCGATTGATTTTTACCGTCGATTGCTGGAACAGTATGGAGCGGAAAAAATTCGGTTCAAACCAGAGGCATCGCCCATTGGTCCGAATCTGTCGGCGCTCCGCGATGCGACGGACGGCCTGGCGCTGATTTATGATGGCTCGGGGGGCATTCTGCTGGTTGACGCGTATCGACGGGGAATCAGCGGTACGATGCCGGGCGTGGATTTGCTGGATGGAATTATTGCACTCTGGAACGCACTGCGGTCTGGTGATGAAGAGGCGGTCTACCGGGTTTATTTTCCGATCTGTGCGATTGTGGCGCTGCAGTTACAGGCGGGACTGGACGGTTTTCTGGCAATTGAAAAGTATCTGCTGGTCAAGCGGGGGATCTTTGCATCGGAACAGCGTTGTACTCCCCACGCGTGGTCGCTCGATGAGGAAACAAAAGCGGAAGTGGACCGTCTGTTCGATTTACTGACGCAGGCATTATAA
- a CDS encoding MFS transporter, with translation MESEEGSESEQAAPTHARFMVLTLLCLVAAVAYISRNAISVPAKLIQEELDISLTQMGWVMSAFFWSYALSQIPSGWIGHVWGTRRSLTTFALLWSIATILTGLVTGFWMLIAVRLIFGISQAGIFPCCASTISKWLPKARRGLASGLLGSFMSIGSAFGAFSIGLLMEGIHFGGIQLPGVTWRTIMFLCAVPSFVWAVCFYYWFRDRPENHRGVNDAELKIIRSGDVVEPTVQGQDEHGEPTPWGKILTSFSMWMICGQQFFRAAGSIFYMTWFPVYLQKARGITIASSGIWTSFPLMSFVVGNFLGGVVVDWVLQRTGSRRWSRQGVAITAMLGCGLCTLCAYFVKEMNLAMTLITISMFFAGLGGACGYTVTIDKGGQHVAPIFGMMNMAGNLGAALLPVIVGTMFDAGKYDTVLILMAGIYVTAALCWMLLNPNGTVFDEGSAEEKA, from the coding sequence GTGGAATCGGAAGAGGGATCAGAGAGCGAACAGGCAGCGCCCACTCATGCGCGGTTTATGGTGCTGACGCTGTTGTGTCTGGTGGCAGCGGTCGCTTACATCAGTCGCAATGCGATTTCGGTTCCCGCAAAACTGATTCAGGAAGAGCTCGACATCAGCCTGACTCAGATGGGCTGGGTGATGAGCGCTTTTTTCTGGAGCTATGCGTTGTCGCAGATCCCCAGCGGCTGGATTGGACACGTCTGGGGGACGCGGCGGTCTTTAACCACGTTTGCGCTTCTGTGGTCAATCGCAACCATCTTGACCGGATTGGTGACCGGGTTCTGGATGCTGATCGCGGTGCGTTTGATTTTTGGTATTTCGCAGGCCGGAATTTTTCCCTGTTGTGCGAGTACGATTTCCAAGTGGTTGCCTAAAGCACGGCGGGGGCTGGCCAGTGGTTTGTTGGGAAGTTTCATGTCGATCGGAAGTGCCTTTGGTGCTTTCAGCATTGGTTTACTGATGGAAGGCATCCATTTCGGGGGCATCCAGCTGCCGGGAGTGACCTGGCGGACCATTATGTTTCTGTGCGCGGTGCCGAGTTTTGTATGGGCGGTCTGTTTTTATTACTGGTTTCGCGATCGTCCAGAAAATCACCGTGGCGTGAATGACGCAGAACTCAAAATTATTCGTAGTGGTGACGTTGTCGAACCAACGGTTCAGGGACAGGATGAGCATGGCGAGCCGACCCCCTGGGGGAAGATTCTGACCAGTTTTTCGATGTGGATGATTTGTGGTCAGCAGTTCTTCCGTGCAGCTGGTTCTATTTTTTACATGACATGGTTTCCCGTCTATCTGCAGAAAGCGCGGGGCATTACCATCGCTTCATCGGGAATCTGGACCAGTTTTCCGCTGATGTCGTTTGTCGTGGGAAACTTTCTGGGAGGGGTCGTCGTTGACTGGGTTCTACAGCGAACCGGAAGCCGTCGCTGGAGCCGTCAGGGAGTCGCCATCACCGCGATGCTGGGCTGCGGGCTGTGTACGCTGTGTGCTTATTTTGTGAAAGAGATGAATCTGGCGATGACGTTGATTACCATCAGCATGTTTTTTGCCGGCCTGGGGGGCGCCTGTGGATATACGGTAACGATTGATAAAGGAGGCCAGCATGTCGCGCCCATTTTCGGGATGATGAATATGGCGGGCAATCTGGGGGCGGCGTTGTTGCCTGTGATCGTCGGCACGATGTTTGACGCGGGCAAGTATGACACCGTGCTGATTCTGATGGCGGGGATTTATGTGACTGCGGCGCTGTGTTGGATGCTTTTGAATCCCAACGGAACCGTGTTTGATGAGGGTTCTGCAGAAGAGAAGGCGTAA
- a CDS encoding PIG-L deacetylase family protein — protein sequence MVNQAESLRILAIHAHPDDIEIQCAGTLARLKNLGCHITIATMTAGDCGSAEMGPVEIANVRRAEAQKAADMLGADYMCLEFRDLAIIHDNESRQRVTEAVRKARPDIVITAPPVDYMSDHEMTSRLVRDACFGASAPNYTTHLFNPAPPTEKIPHLYYVDPIEGCDYFGNPIKPQFILDISETFDLKIKMLACHESQRAWLRKQHGLDEYLDGTERWSAARGKEIGTAYGEAFVQHCGHPYPSSNLLLELMEK from the coding sequence ATGGTAAATCAGGCAGAATCTCTGCGAATTCTGGCGATTCACGCTCATCCCGATGATATCGAAATCCAATGCGCGGGCACTTTGGCCCGCCTGAAAAACCTGGGTTGTCACATCACCATCGCCACAATGACCGCCGGCGACTGTGGTAGCGCCGAAATGGGACCGGTGGAAATCGCCAACGTCCGCCGCGCCGAAGCCCAGAAAGCAGCCGACATGCTCGGTGCTGACTACATGTGTCTCGAATTCCGTGACCTGGCCATTATTCACGACAATGAATCCCGCCAGCGGGTCACCGAAGCCGTTCGCAAAGCCCGACCGGATATCGTGATCACCGCCCCCCCGGTCGATTACATGAGCGACCACGAAATGACCAGCCGGCTCGTCCGCGACGCCTGCTTCGGTGCTTCCGCTCCCAATTATACAACGCACCTATTTAACCCCGCGCCGCCTACCGAAAAGATCCCGCACCTGTATTACGTCGATCCCATCGAAGGCTGCGATTACTTCGGAAACCCGATCAAACCGCAGTTCATTCTCGATATTTCGGAAACGTTCGACCTCAAAATCAAAATGCTCGCCTGCCATGAAAGTCAGCGTGCCTGGCTCCGAAAGCAGCACGGGCTCGACGAATACCTTGATGGCACCGAACGCTGGTCTGCCGCCCGCGGAAAAGAAATCGGCACCGCATACGGCGAAGCCTTTGTTCAACATTGCGGACATCCTTATCCTTCGAGTAATCTATTACTCGAACTCATGGAAAAATAA